Proteins from a genomic interval of Arvicola amphibius chromosome 10, mArvAmp1.2, whole genome shotgun sequence:
- the LOC119824713 gene encoding carbonyl reductase [NADPH] 1 encodes MSSCSRVALVTGANKGIGFAITRDLCRKFSGDVVLTARDETRGKAAVQQLQAEGLSPRFHQLDIDDLQSIRSLRDFLLKEYGGLDVLVNNAGIAFKNADPTPFHTQAEVTMKTNFFGTRDVCTELLPLMKPRGRVVNVSSMLSLRALKNCSPELQQKFRSDTITEEELVGLMNKFVGDTKKGVHEKEGWPNSAYGVSKIGVTVLSRIHARKFSEQRRGDKILLNACCPGWVRTDMAGPKATKSPEEGAETPVYLALLPPDAEGPHGQFVQEKQVEQW; translated from the exons ATGTCGTCTTGCAGCCGCGTGGCGCTGGTGACCGGGGCTAACAAAGGCATAGGTTTCGCCATCACGCGTGACCTCTGTCGAAAGTTCTCGGGGGACGTGGTGCTCACGGCCAGGGACGAGACAAGGGGCAAAGCCGCGGTGCAGCAGCTGCAGGCAGAGGGCCTGAGCCCGCGGTTCCACCAGCTGGACATCGACGACCTGCAGAGCATCCGCTCCCTGCGAGACTTTTTGCTCAAAGAGTACGGGGGACTGGACGTGCTGGTCAACAACGCAGGCATCGCCTTCAAGA ATGCTGACCCAACCCCCTTCCACACTCAAGCAGAAGtgacaatgaaaacaaacttttttggTACCCGAGATGTCTGCACTGAGCTGCTCCCTCTAATGAAACCCCGAG GCAGAGTGGTGAATGTATCAAGCATGCTGAGTCTCAGGGCCCTGAAAAACTGCAGCCCGGAGCTGCAGCAGAAGTTTCGAAGTGACACCATCACAGAGGAGGAGCTGGTGGGGCTCATGAACAAGTTTGTGGGGGACACAAAGAAAGGAGTGCATGAGAAAGAAGGCTGGCCTAATAGTGCTTATGGGGTGAGCAAGATTGGGGTGACAGTCCTGTCAAGAATCCACGCCCGGAAATTCAGCGAACAGAGGAGAGGGGATAAGATCCTCCTCAATGCCTGTTGCCCTGGGTGGGTGAGAACAGACATGGCAGGACCAAAAGCCACCAAGAGCCCTGAAGAAGGAGCAGAGACCCCCGTGTACTTGGCCCTTTTGCCACCAGATGCAGAGGGACCTCATGGGCAGTTTGTTCAGGAAAAACAGGTTGAACAATGGTGA
- the LOC119824714 gene encoding carbonyl reductase [NADPH] 1-like, with product MSSCSRVALVTGGNKGIGLAITRELCRKFSGDVVLTARDDDRGKAAVLQLQAEGLNPRFHQLDIDDLQSIRALRDFLLKEYGGLDVLVNNAGIAFKNADPTPFHTQAEVTMKTNFFGTRDVCTELLPLMKPRGRVVNVSSTESVKALKNCNPELQQKFRSDTITEEELVGLMNKFVGDTKKGVHEKEGWPNSAYGVTKIGVTVLSRIHARKLSEQRRGDKILLNACCPGWVRTDMAGPKAPKSPEEGAETPVYLALLPPDAEGPHGQFVHEKQVEQW from the exons ATGTCGTCCTGCAGCCGCGTGGCTCTGGTGACCGGGGGTAACAAGGGCATCGGCTTAGCCATCACTCGGGAACTCTGTCGGAAGTTCTCGGGAGACGTGGTGCTCACCGCCCGGGACGACGATAGAGGCAAGGCGGCTGTGCTGCAGCTACAGGCAGAAGGCCTGAATCCGCGGTTCCACCAGCTGGACATCGACGACCTGCAGAGCATCCGCGCCCTGCGAGACTTTTTGCTCAAAGAGTACGGGGGATTGGACGTGCTGGTCAACAACGCGGGCATCGCCTTCAAGA ATGCTGACCCAACCCCCTTCCACACTCAAGCAGAAGtgacaatgaaaacaaatttttttgGTACCCGAGATGTCTGCACTGAGCTGCTCCCTCTAATGAAACCCCGAG GCAGAGTGGTGAACGTATCGAGCACGGAGAGTGTCAAGGCCCTGAAAAACTGCAACCCGGAGCTGCAGCAGAAGTTTCGAAGTGACACCATCACAGAGGAGGAGCTGGTGGGGCTCATGAACAAGTTTGTGGGGGACACAAAGAAAGGAGTGCATGAGAAAGAAGGCTGGCCTAATAGTGCTTATGGGGTGACCAAGATTGGGGTGACAGTCCTGTCGAGAATCCACGCCCGGAAACTCAGCgagcagaggagaggggacaAGATCCTCCTCAATGCCTGTTGCCCTGGGTGGGTGAGAACAGACATGGCAGGACCAAAGGCCCCCAAGAGCCCCGAAGAAGGAGCAGAGACCCCCGTGTACTTGGCCCTTTTGCCACCAGATGCAGAGGGACCTCATGGGCAGTTTGTTCACGAAAAACAGGTTGAACAATGGTGA